One segment of Papaver somniferum cultivar HN1 unplaced genomic scaffold, ASM357369v1 unplaced-scaffold_81, whole genome shotgun sequence DNA contains the following:
- the LOC113345506 gene encoding pre-mRNA-splicing factor 38-like: MANRTDPLAKNIRGTNPQNLVEKILRTKIYQNTYWKEQCFGLTAETLVDKAMELDHLGGTFGGTRKPTPFMCLVMKMLQIQPEKDIVVEFIKNEDYKYVRILGAFYLRITGTDTDVYQYLEPLYNDYRKLRQKLADGRYSLTHVDEVIDELLTKDYSCDIALPRIKKRWTLESIGTLELRRSALEDDFEEEEDKEEEDQPMEDVENGTHEKDYHRGRSPARERDRDRDRKRDSHRHRDRDYDRDRDYDRDYDRERGRGRERDRERDRDRDRYRLRDEKDYGRDRVRERSRDGRDRERRDRDRGRNRSRSPSRSRSRSRDRRDRDGDRKRHGRSSASPRRRGADEEDKKKKAKKPKEDGTDHPDPEIAEANRVRASLGLKPLRM; the protein is encoded by the exons ATGGCGAATCGAACAGATCCATTAGCGAAGAACATTCGCGGAACGAATCCACAGAATTTGGTAGAGAAGATATTGAGAACGAAGATATATCAAAATACATATTGGAAGGAACAATGTTTTGGTTTAACAGCTGAAACTCTGGTCGATAAAGCAATGGAATTAGATCATCTTGGTGGAACTTTTGGTGGTACACGTAAACCTACTCCATTCATGTGTCTTGTTATGAAGATGCTTCAGATTCAACCTGAGAAGGATATTGTTGTTGAATTCATCAAAAACGAAGATTACAA ATATGTTCGTATACTTGGTGCGTTTTATTTGAGAATAACGGGGACAGATACAGATGTGTACCAGTATCTTGAGCCTTTGTACAATGATTATCGTAAATTGAGGCAGAAATTAGCTGATGGAC GATACTCTTTGACGCACGTGGATGAGGTTATCGATGAGCTCTTGACGAAAGATTATTCTTGCGATATTGCTCTTCCTCGCATTAAAAAAAG ATGGACTCTTGAATCAATTGGGACCTTAGAACTTAGAAGAAGTGctctggaagatgattttgaggaggaagaagataaaGAGGAGGAAGATCAACCGATGGAAGATGTAGAGAATGGGACACATGAAAAG GATTACCATCGTGGTCGAAGTCCTGCGAGAGAAAGAGATCGAGATAGAGATAGGAAACGTGATAGTCATAGGCACAG GGATAGGGACTATGATAGGGATAGGGATTATGATAGAGACTATGACAGGGAGCGCGGGCGAGGGCGTGAAAGAGACAGAGAGCGGGACAGGGACAGAGATCGTTACCGCTTGCGAGATGAAAAGGACTATGGTCGTGATAGGGTGCGAGAAAGGAGTAGAGATGGACGGGATCGGGAAAGGAGAGATAGAGACCGAGGAAGGAATCGTTCAAGGAGCCCTAGTCGAAGCAGGAGTAGGAGTAGGGATCGCAGGGATCGTGATGGTGACCGTAAGAGGCATGGTCGCAGCAGTGCCAGCCCTAGGAGACGTGGTGCTGATGAAGAGGATAAAAAGAAGAAGGCAAAGAAACCGAAGGAAGACGGCACTGATCACCCAGATCCTGAGATTGCAGAAGCGAACAGGGTTAGGGCATCACTTGGGTTGAAACCACTGAGAATGTGA